In the genome of Carnobacterium viridans, one region contains:
- the nagB gene encoding glucosamine-6-phosphate deaminase: MEIIIVKDNVEGGKKAFELIKEGMDQGAKVLGLATGSTPVSLYHEMIQSDIDFSEMTALNLDEYVGLAPTNPQSYHYFMEEQLFSKKPFKETFVPDGMAKDAKQECERYDQIIETHPIDIQVLGVGSNAHIGFNEPGTSFELTTHKVELLPSTIEANKRFFDHVEDVPRLAYSMGIKSIMQSEKIILMAYGETKAEAIKKAVEGPVTEEVPVSILQNHKNVIMIVDEEAAKLMQR; encoded by the coding sequence ATGGAAATAATTATTGTGAAAGATAACGTAGAGGGCGGAAAGAAAGCATTCGAATTGATTAAAGAAGGTATGGATCAAGGAGCAAAAGTACTTGGTTTGGCTACAGGAAGTACACCTGTTTCGTTGTACCATGAAATGATTCAAAGTGACATAGATTTTTCAGAAATGACTGCTCTTAATTTGGATGAGTATGTTGGACTTGCTCCTACAAATCCTCAAAGCTACCATTATTTTATGGAAGAACAGTTATTTTCTAAAAAACCCTTCAAAGAAACGTTTGTGCCCGATGGAATGGCTAAAGATGCAAAACAAGAATGTGAACGCTATGATCAAATTATTGAAACACATCCGATTGATATTCAAGTTTTAGGTGTTGGAAGCAACGCACATATTGGATTTAATGAACCTGGAACTTCTTTTGAGTTAACAACACATAAAGTAGAGTTATTGCCATCTACTATTGAAGCGAATAAACGATTTTTTGATCATGTCGAAGATGTTCCGCGTTTAGCTTATTCAATGGGAATCAAATCAATTATGCAATCTGAAAAAATTATTTTAATGGCTTATGGTGAAACAAAAGCAGAAGCTATTAAAAAAGCTGTAGAAGGACCTGTAACAGAAGAAGTTCCGGTAAGCATCTTGCAAAATCATAAAAATGTGATTATGATTGTGGATGAGGAAGCAGCGAAATTAATGCAACGATAG
- a CDS encoding GntR family transcriptional regulator: protein MAKATPIYIQIHNQIRKMIEREVWKIGERIPSERDLAIHFNVSRMTLRQAVQTLVDEGILERKVGSGTYVSNKKVQEKMAGIQSFTDIMTSQGRKPTSKTISYHVKPASVSEAENLKLESEEMVLRMERIRYADDIPICFEVATIPYHLVESLGKQEITKSLYKVLEAEQGITVKRAEQTISAMRASEKIAEYLSIKRGESILQLKQISYSEENLPFEYVRTQYVGERFEFYLEKDLR from the coding sequence ATGGCTAAGGCGACACCAATTTATATTCAAATTCATAATCAAATACGAAAAATGATAGAACGAGAAGTTTGGAAAATAGGAGAGCGTATTCCTTCTGAAAGAGATTTAGCTATCCACTTTAATGTCAGCCGAATGACCTTGAGGCAAGCCGTACAAACTCTGGTAGATGAAGGAATATTAGAGCGGAAAGTAGGCTCTGGAACCTATGTATCCAATAAAAAAGTACAAGAAAAAATGGCTGGTATTCAAAGCTTTACCGATATTATGACTTCACAAGGAAGAAAACCCACAAGTAAAACGATTTCCTATCATGTCAAGCCTGCGAGTGTAAGTGAAGCCGAAAATTTAAAGCTTGAATCAGAAGAAATGGTTTTAAGAATGGAACGTATTCGATATGCAGATGATATTCCTATTTGTTTTGAAGTGGCAACGATTCCGTATCACCTTGTTGAATCATTAGGAAAACAAGAAATTACTAAATCACTTTACAAAGTTTTAGAAGCGGAACAAGGAATTACGGTTAAACGAGCAGAACAAACGATTTCTGCTATGCGTGCTTCTGAAAAAATTGCGGAGTATTTATCAATCAAACGAGGTGAATCAATTCTTCAGTTGAAACAAATCAGTTACTCAGAAGAAAACTTGCCCTTTGAGTATGTTCGTACTCAATATGTTGGAGAAAGATTTGAATTTTATTTAGAAAAGGATTTACGCTAA
- a CDS encoding glycosyltransferase family 4 protein, producing MFQVLVFCLLTIIISFMLTPLIKKLALKVNAIDKPGERRVNVKAMPTLGGLAIYLSFYFSLFFLQPIPFKQVLPLFVASTVIIITGMIDDLIEISPKMKLLGILIAALIIYYVADIRMDLVTLPLIGKIQLGVFSLPITLIWILAITNAVNLIDGLDGLATGVSIIALTTMGIIGFFFLTIADVAVPIMIFTLVAASIGFLPYNFFPARIFLGDTGALFLGFMISIMSLQGLKNATLITVIIPVVILGIPITDTVAAILRRRLNRKPISSADKMHLHHRLMTLGLTHRQTVLAIYSIAAMFSLIALMYPLSTFWGSIMLTVGLLLGLELFMELIGLVSEERRPLLSRFRRFAKKLNRKR from the coding sequence ATGTTTCAAGTATTGGTGTTTTGCTTATTAACGATCATAATTAGTTTTATGCTGACACCGCTAATAAAAAAATTGGCATTAAAAGTAAATGCTATAGACAAACCTGGCGAAAGACGAGTAAATGTAAAGGCGATGCCAACTTTAGGTGGATTGGCGATCTACTTGTCTTTTTATTTTTCCCTATTTTTTTTGCAGCCAATTCCATTTAAACAAGTTCTGCCGTTATTTGTTGCTTCTACTGTCATTATTATTACTGGAATGATTGATGATTTAATCGAGATCTCCCCAAAAATGAAATTATTGGGTATCCTAATAGCTGCACTAATTATTTACTATGTAGCTGATATACGAATGGATCTCGTTACCTTGCCATTAATTGGGAAGATACAGTTAGGAGTCTTTAGCTTACCCATTACATTAATATGGATATTAGCTATTACAAATGCAGTCAATTTAATAGATGGCTTAGATGGATTAGCAACCGGAGTTTCAATTATTGCTCTAACAACCATGGGTATTATTGGGTTCTTCTTTTTAACGATAGCTGATGTAGCTGTTCCAATCATGATTTTTACTCTTGTTGCAGCATCCATAGGATTTTTGCCCTATAACTTTTTTCCAGCGCGTATTTTTTTAGGCGATACAGGTGCTTTATTTTTAGGCTTTATGATATCTATTATGTCGCTTCAAGGGCTGAAAAATGCAACATTGATTACTGTTATTATACCAGTCGTTATATTAGGCATACCGATTACAGATACGGTTGCAGCTATATTAAGAAGACGATTAAATCGAAAACCAATTTCAAGTGCAGATAAAATGCATTTGCACCACCGTTTAATGACTCTGGGACTGACCCATAGACAAACAGTGCTTGCTATTTATAGTATTGCCGCTATGTTTTCATTGATTGCATTGATGTATCCTTTATCTACTTTTTGGGGATCCATTATGTTAACAGTAGGCTTATTGCTTGGTCTAGAGTTATTCATGGAATTGATTGGGTTAGTCAGCGAAGAAAGAAGACCCTTATTATCTAGATTTAGACGTTTTGCCAAAAAATTAAATCGAAAAAGATAA
- a CDS encoding LCP family protein, translated as MSVKKHPNTSRSASYIDKRQKRKNTIILSILIPIMIIILGAAIYAAKLYATAQKTIDDSYHELDRSKEVVVDPIKETTSILIMGIDDTEERDLGSARTDSLIYLTIDPNNHEVNMVSIPRDTYTPIMYQGEYVREDKINAAYGKGEEQATIETVEELLDVPIHYYVTFDFEAFLKIIDALGGIEMDVPIAFSEQNSDGKMNQITLEEGYQTLNGEEALALARTRKIDNDVMRGERQQLLIQAIVKKALSAGSISKYTDVIEAVGSNMRTDLTFNEMLGIAQTGLEGSYAFNSYTFEWTDFMLDGASMVELYPDSVDFVSHRFRVALGLDSLDERDADDYEFETNGLTNYAY; from the coding sequence ATGAGTGTGAAGAAACATCCTAATACTAGTAGAAGCGCGTCATATATTGATAAACGACAAAAAAGAAAGAATACGATCATTCTTAGTATCCTGATTCCAATTATGATTATTATTTTAGGGGCAGCTATTTATGCAGCTAAGCTTTATGCAACTGCTCAAAAAACAATTGATGATTCTTATCATGAACTAGACCGTAGTAAAGAAGTTGTAGTAGATCCAATTAAAGAAACCACTTCTATTTTAATTATGGGTATTGATGATACAGAAGAACGCGATCTTGGAAGTGCAAGAACCGATTCATTAATTTATTTGACTATCGACCCAAATAACCATGAAGTTAACATGGTCAGTATTCCTAGAGACACTTATACTCCAATTATGTATCAAGGAGAATACGTGCGTGAGGATAAAATTAATGCAGCTTATGGTAAAGGAGAAGAACAAGCAACCATTGAGACTGTTGAAGAATTGTTAGATGTTCCTATTCACTATTATGTGACCTTTGATTTTGAAGCCTTTTTAAAAATCATAGATGCATTAGGCGGCATTGAAATGGATGTTCCAATCGCTTTTTCAGAACAAAATTCTGATGGCAAAATGAATCAAATCACCTTAGAAGAGGGTTATCAAACGTTAAATGGTGAAGAAGCATTGGCACTGGCTCGTACAAGAAAAATTGATAATGACGTTATGCGCGGTGAAAGACAACAATTGTTGATACAAGCAATTGTTAAAAAAGCATTAAGTGCTGGTTCCATATCAAAATATACAGATGTCATTGAAGCAGTTGGCTCAAACATGCGTACTGATTTGACTTTCAATGAAATGTTAGGAATAGCTCAAACAGGATTAGAGGGTTCATACGCATTCAACTCTTATACTTTTGAATGGACAGATTTCATGTTGGATGGCGCAAGCATGGTTGAACTTTATCCAGACAGTGTAGATTTTGTCAGTCATCGTTTCCGAGTAGCTCTTGGATTAGATTCTTTAGATGAACGGGATGCTGACGATTATGAATTTGAAACAAACGGCCTAACAAACTATGCTTATTAA